A window from Leptospira stimsonii encodes these proteins:
- a CDS encoding DUF1564 domain-containing protein, whose product MEMLSIRADQFIESTLTERKNDVVTILVPENYYHSLGSEEQKNLRRKLPTLLRRYGKFLAGASRLNARAGKILYQKDQGKMIRINFRVESGMWNILGVLALSHGVSRCFLFNYMLALESVEVGDSIVETMNAGAPTFHRYYSFIWHLDLQSKRIFRKLEFTPNPIFPIFYGDYWIRTS is encoded by the coding sequence ATGGAAATGCTTTCAATTCGCGCAGACCAATTCATCGAATCTACTTTGACGGAAAGAAAAAACGACGTTGTAACCATTCTGGTTCCAGAAAATTATTATCATAGTCTAGGATCGGAAGAACAAAAGAATCTTAGAAGGAAACTTCCCACGCTTTTAAGAAGATATGGAAAATTTCTCGCGGGAGCTTCTCGGCTGAACGCAAGGGCGGGAAAGATTCTTTATCAAAAAGATCAAGGCAAGATGATTCGGATCAATTTTCGGGTCGAGTCCGGAATGTGGAATATTTTGGGTGTACTTGCGCTGAGTCACGGTGTCTCTCGGTGTTTTCTTTTTAATTATATGCTGGCTTTGGAATCTGTAGAAGTTGGAGATTCTATTGTGGAAACGATGAATGCGGGAGCTCCCACATTTCACAGGTATTACAGTTTTATCTGGCACTTGGATCTGCAAAGCAAAAGGATTTTCAGAAAATTAGAGTTCACCCCGAACCCCATTTTCCCAATTTTTTACGGGGATTATTGGATAAGAACGTCTTAG
- a CDS encoding LIC_20245 family lipoprotein, whose product MKKKIFYTGLWIVIVFLIYLVFANGETRFSGENENEKLKSGLSRNTVVQDENSLFESGNFLDFSKSEVAENSEMDSGSNEVSSEAAEGGYSSLSPEEKERLRKEVIQKVKPLADRFPNNSMIPRELTKEEEEKRRKDEERMSEIRAALLEGREVEKPEMKFYLDSKIKRSNDMEEILEYSLKFFKDSQKNFPDSSLKIIQERLQVIQKSREDLVQVKKNLDKGE is encoded by the coding sequence ATGAAAAAAAAAATATTTTATACGGGCCTTTGGATCGTCATCGTATTCTTAATTTATCTTGTTTTTGCGAACGGAGAAACTCGATTCTCCGGAGAAAATGAAAATGAAAAATTGAAGAGTGGTCTGAGCAGAAATACGGTTGTTCAAGATGAGAATTCTCTTTTTGAATCGGGTAACTTTTTGGATTTTTCGAAATCGGAAGTTGCCGAAAATTCAGAGATGGACTCCGGTTCGAATGAGGTTTCTTCTGAAGCCGCCGAAGGCGGCTATTCCAGTCTTTCTCCCGAAGAAAAGGAACGGTTGAGAAAGGAAGTGATCCAGAAAGTCAAACCTCTCGCGGATCGTTTTCCGAACAACAGTATGATTCCTCGAGAATTGACAAAGGAAGAAGAGGAAAAAAGAAGAAAAGACGAAGAAAGAATGTCCGAAATTCGGGCCGCGTTGCTTGAAGGAAGGGAAGTTGAAAAGCCGGAGATGAAATTCTATTTGGATTCTAAGATCAAACGATCCAATGATATGGAGGAGATCTTAGAATACAGTCTGAAGTTTTTCAAAGATTCTCAGAAAAACTTTCCCGATTCTTCTTTAAAAATCATTCAAGAGCGTTTGCAAGTGATTCAGAAAAGTAGAGAAGATTTGGTCCAGGTTAAGAAGAATCTGGACAAAGGGGAATAA
- a CDS encoding ATP-binding protein, producing MIEIAITSRISAFPILYAKSRGFFEKEGIQVQVRILESYDAILAFLGTGKIEAGEIPFTTWLDLHLKRTAPNKSIYRGMILSRMIHSFYSRYNSSTDSILDSTPYLVPVLQNTSLDKLLAQEFLRSSKFRKKISCAYVSSRPYLLEYEFSQTNTLGLIGSVQESHFLNNGFRISDGRDLPPYRLPVNMLAFSGKFAKSYPERIQKVQSAVMRAIQSLIENTNESTDHAIHESVPEFKIEADQLHYFFKQPSQDLKEMLSPSADPEELEYLGRIYWRSMDHLTEPPPVLQEALQIAAKDPIPQYPEALKSRKTALMEAQFSNKNESSLLLQKAGDRRELGDLVTDLQNLVLNIYNSKKTARLPMIPLKGTASAIRTGINSILDYLFQEIRAKEIHNLAIDNVLMMQGLEMDKRSMELQFSEDRFNYLFEFSPIPVILLDSISGALIGGNYNFRSLTGYSKDNVNNLTLEDLFPGLSEMSEWSSPNRSAETMLRVDQAKMRLKDKSEMQVSLSITALFERARKIYQVHILFDSEKKETEQAKHEFISNISHELRSPMTNIQGYFELLRNELNSSLSKDQNGMLDVIEKNIKRLNHLIENLLKFEEVRGDDNSGLVENFDPSLVIEEVVYSNGPSAKEKGLEIEVGLLKKLKIRGIRFEFSQVITNLFVNAIKYTEKGKIEIKMIQPEAGKLEIIIKDTGVGIDPKYIEKVFERFFRIPNDRNKRIGGTGLGLSISRTILHKMNGEITLESRVNGGSTFRIFLPLQTE from the coding sequence GTGATTGAAATTGCCATCACTTCCAGAATTTCGGCATTCCCCATCTTATACGCAAAGTCACGGGGCTTTTTTGAAAAAGAAGGCATCCAAGTTCAGGTGCGGATTCTTGAGAGTTACGATGCCATATTAGCATTTTTAGGTACTGGAAAAATCGAAGCCGGAGAAATTCCGTTTACGACTTGGTTGGACCTGCATCTCAAAAGAACCGCTCCGAACAAGTCGATTTATCGAGGAATGATCCTTTCCAGAATGATTCACTCTTTTTATTCAAGGTACAATTCCAGTACGGATTCGATTCTGGATAGTACGCCGTATCTGGTTCCCGTCTTGCAAAATACTTCTTTGGATAAGTTGCTTGCACAGGAATTTTTGAGATCGAGCAAGTTTCGAAAAAAAATCAGCTGTGCTTACGTCTCTTCTCGCCCTTATCTTTTGGAATATGAATTCTCCCAGACGAACACGTTAGGGTTGATCGGTTCGGTTCAAGAGTCCCATTTTTTAAACAACGGCTTTAGAATTTCGGACGGGAGAGATCTTCCGCCGTATCGTCTTCCCGTGAATATGCTCGCGTTCAGCGGAAAATTCGCGAAATCGTATCCGGAACGAATTCAGAAGGTTCAGAGCGCAGTGATGAGAGCGATCCAATCCTTGATCGAGAATACGAACGAATCGACGGATCACGCGATTCACGAAAGTGTTCCCGAATTTAAGATCGAAGCGGACCAGCTTCATTATTTTTTTAAACAACCGTCTCAGGATTTAAAGGAGATGCTTTCTCCGTCGGCCGATCCGGAGGAATTGGAATATCTCGGAAGAATTTATTGGAGATCGATGGATCATTTGACAGAGCCGCCTCCCGTATTGCAGGAAGCGCTACAGATCGCCGCAAAAGACCCGATTCCTCAATATCCGGAAGCGTTGAAATCAAGAAAGACTGCTCTGATGGAAGCGCAGTTTAGCAATAAGAATGAATCGAGCCTTCTTTTACAGAAGGCGGGGGATAGAAGAGAACTGGGAGATTTGGTTACTGATCTTCAGAATCTCGTACTCAATATTTATAATTCCAAAAAAACGGCCCGTCTGCCGATGATCCCTCTCAAGGGAACCGCTTCGGCGATTCGAACAGGCATCAATTCTATATTGGATTATCTCTTTCAAGAAATTCGTGCAAAAGAAATTCATAATTTAGCAATAGATAATGTGTTGATGATGCAGGGTTTGGAGATGGACAAACGGTCGATGGAACTTCAATTCTCCGAAGATCGTTTCAACTATCTATTCGAATTTTCTCCGATACCCGTGATTCTTTTGGATTCCATATCCGGAGCCTTGATCGGAGGGAATTATAATTTTCGAAGTCTTACCGGATATAGTAAAGACAACGTAAACAATCTAACTCTGGAAGATTTGTTTCCCGGTTTAAGCGAAATGAGCGAATGGTCGTCTCCCAATAGATCGGCAGAGACGATGTTGCGCGTGGACCAGGCGAAGATGAGACTCAAAGATAAATCTGAAATGCAGGTTTCTTTGAGTATTACCGCATTATTTGAAAGGGCGAGAAAGATCTATCAGGTTCATATCCTATTCGATTCCGAAAAGAAGGAAACGGAACAGGCGAAGCACGAATTTATTTCAAACATAAGTCACGAACTTCGTTCTCCAATGACGAATATACAAGGTTACTTCGAACTTTTAAGAAATGAGTTGAATTCTTCTCTTTCCAAGGATCAGAATGGAATGTTGGACGTGATCGAGAAGAATATCAAACGGTTGAACCATTTGATCGAGAACCTCCTAAAGTTCGAGGAAGTGAGAGGAGATGATAATTCAGGTTTGGTTGAGAATTTCGATCCGTCTCTTGTGATCGAAGAAGTCGTTTATTCCAACGGGCCATCGGCAAAAGAGAAGGGATTGGAAATCGAAGTCGGGTTACTGAAAAAGTTAAAGATCCGAGGAATTCGTTTTGAATTCTCGCAGGTAATTACGAATCTATTCGTGAACGCGATCAAATACACGGAAAAGGGAAAGATAGAGATCAAGATGATTCAGCCCGAAGCCGGAAAGCTGGAGATCATTATTAAGGATACGGGAGTTGGAATTGATCCGAAGTATATCGAAAAAGTGTTCGAACGGTTCTTCCGAATTCCGAACGACAGAAATAAGAGGATCGGCGGAACCGGTCTCGGTCTTTCCATCTCGAGAACGATCTTACACAAGATGAACGGAGAGATCACTTTAGAATCGAGAGTGAACGGTGGAAGCACTTTTAGAATTTTCTTACCTCTACAAACAGAATGA
- a CDS encoding lytic transglycosylase domain-containing protein: MRIEELPTVQSILNRIREIESLPSQFVREAPDPIQKTQSADFKSILQSAQEIPKPASETESWRNARGELKGVEPTLAEIIRKESEKNHLDPTLVQSVIKAESGFKANAVSPKGAIGLMQLMPSTASLLGVDDPSDPAENVAGGTKFLSDLLNKYKNLDHALAAYNAGPGAVDRYGGIPPYKETQKYVAKVKKFYEEAQ; this comes from the coding sequence ATGAGGATCGAAGAACTTCCCACCGTCCAGTCCATCTTGAATCGAATCCGCGAGATCGAAAGTCTTCCGAGTCAATTTGTTCGGGAGGCTCCCGACCCGATTCAAAAAACCCAGAGCGCGGACTTTAAATCGATTCTCCAATCGGCCCAAGAAATTCCGAAGCCGGCTTCGGAAACGGAATCGTGGAGAAACGCAAGAGGCGAACTCAAAGGCGTCGAACCTACCCTCGCTGAAATCATTCGTAAGGAATCGGAAAAGAATCACCTCGACCCCACTCTAGTCCAGAGCGTCATCAAAGCTGAATCCGGATTCAAAGCGAACGCGGTTTCCCCGAAGGGCGCAATCGGTTTGATGCAACTTATGCCGTCGACGGCGAGTCTCCTCGGCGTCGACGATCCTTCCGACCCGGCTGAAAACGTCGCAGGCGGAACGAAATTCTTAAGCGATCTCTTAAATAAATATAAGAATTTAGATCACGCCCTTGCGGCTTACAACGCAGGCCCGGGCGCCGTCGATCGATACGGTGGAATTCCACCTTACAAAGAGACTCAGAAATACGTGGCGAAAGTCAAAAAATTCTACGAAGAAGCTCAGTAG
- a CDS encoding Cys-rich protein, with product MNSTLRHFVRYAPVYVLLILMFGVMLIKYGRAIQKNEFYSEESKEVCLTYCTKLTGCVTEMFPGMVAKEQSAKIENSCLRGCRKHFDKMQVCLSGIGTASCKTLTGCLETEIKKYY from the coding sequence ATGAATTCTACACTTCGACATTTTGTTCGGTATGCACCGGTTTATGTACTTTTGATTTTGATGTTTGGTGTAATGCTCATCAAATACGGAAGGGCGATTCAAAAGAACGAGTTCTATTCGGAAGAATCGAAAGAAGTGTGTCTAACGTATTGTACAAAATTGACGGGCTGTGTAACGGAAATGTTTCCCGGGATGGTGGCAAAGGAACAATCTGCAAAGATCGAAAATTCATGTCTTAGAGGATGCAGAAAACATTTCGATAAGATGCAGGTTTGTCTCTCCGGAATCGGAACCGCGAGTTGCAAAACTCTCACGGGATGTCTCGAAACCGAAATTAAAAAATACTACTGA
- a CDS encoding ArnT family glycosyltransferase codes for MTPNSSRKIGSSLVSSVLQEGSLQKISSNRRDLLIAAVLFVISVLLLFPNIGSRAVLPQGDEEMHIATIRESIQSGEILFPRFEGIMNLYKPPVLFWTGIASDLIFGMSLTAERLPSLFLFAGTGILIYFALRLFKAAPIYSAIIASSYLLTLGVFKFSRLVMMEALMTFLLTLSTFLLLVFFKKKNRSYLIGAAFVSGFACLVKGPLFQVYSGTLLAGWAFLHAFQFTADGEWSGKKRFFRMTLDQILFHAISLCVLALWGGILTSLSPAGSAFLKVFFFTENLGKFSNATTNQNELIILLGWVLYCLPFTPFLLETMSKSILKVAPSFGGMIGRTLIFSTVAISIIHELPNRKDYYYILPLIPLAFIGVGLYFSRSEQESALSGTLSRNFQFLVVVSIVLGLGKILLDFRSGQEAWVDLLWVGFANLVGAFWMIPERKTVLYKTSLTLLLGTGFMFYLQLILIPSVNLPDVPLSGRIQESKNLCVISENPWVALTFKNALPTAEVEHSLPGAQMNCMDGKRDVVVYRTKASLPNVYSPAQSWSIWKRDLGIKEILIHQDWYDRIQLYSSEAILSENSKSVNK; via the coding sequence ATGACGCCAAACTCCTCCCGGAAGATCGGTTCTTCTCTCGTTTCCAGTGTTTTGCAGGAAGGTTCTTTACAAAAGATTTCTTCGAATCGAAGGGACCTCCTTATAGCGGCGGTTCTCTTTGTGATTTCGGTGCTTCTCTTATTTCCGAATATCGGATCAAGGGCAGTCCTTCCTCAAGGAGACGAAGAGATGCACATCGCCACGATTCGAGAGAGCATTCAGAGCGGAGAAATTCTTTTCCCCAGATTCGAAGGGATCATGAACCTATATAAACCACCGGTACTCTTTTGGACTGGTATCGCATCCGATTTGATTTTTGGTATGAGTCTAACCGCAGAAAGACTTCCTTCTTTGTTTCTCTTTGCAGGTACGGGAATTTTGATTTATTTCGCTTTGAGGCTTTTCAAAGCGGCTCCGATCTATTCTGCGATCATCGCATCCAGTTATCTTCTTACCTTGGGAGTTTTTAAATTTTCGAGACTAGTGATGATGGAAGCGTTGATGACTTTTCTTCTTACGCTTTCAACGTTTCTTTTGCTCGTATTTTTCAAAAAGAAAAATCGTTCTTATTTGATCGGAGCCGCCTTTGTATCCGGGTTTGCTTGTTTGGTAAAAGGGCCATTGTTCCAAGTATATTCCGGAACTTTGTTGGCGGGTTGGGCGTTCCTTCACGCGTTTCAATTTACAGCCGATGGAGAATGGTCCGGTAAAAAAAGATTTTTCAGGATGACATTGGATCAGATTCTATTTCACGCGATTTCTCTCTGCGTCCTTGCGCTCTGGGGAGGAATTCTGACTTCACTTTCACCGGCAGGGAGCGCCTTTCTCAAAGTATTCTTTTTTACCGAGAACTTAGGAAAATTTTCTAATGCTACGACGAATCAAAATGAGTTGATTATCCTTTTGGGGTGGGTCCTGTACTGTCTTCCTTTTACACCTTTCCTTTTGGAAACGATGTCGAAGTCGATTCTAAAAGTAGCTCCTAGTTTTGGAGGAATGATAGGCAGGACCCTTATTTTTTCTACGGTTGCAATTTCCATAATACACGAATTGCCGAATCGAAAGGATTATTACTATATTCTTCCGTTGATTCCTCTGGCATTTATCGGAGTCGGCCTATATTTTTCCAGAAGCGAACAAGAATCCGCGTTATCCGGAACACTATCGAGAAACTTTCAATTTTTGGTCGTGGTCTCCATCGTCTTAGGACTCGGTAAGATCCTTTTGGATTTTCGGTCAGGGCAGGAAGCATGGGTGGATCTCCTCTGGGTCGGTTTTGCGAATCTTGTAGGAGCCTTCTGGATGATTCCCGAAAGAAAAACGGTGCTTTATAAGACTTCCCTGACTCTCTTACTCGGAACTGGATTCATGTTTTATCTTCAACTGATTCTGATTCCTTCGGTAAATCTTCCCGACGTTCCTTTGAGTGGAAGAATCCAGGAAAGTAAGAATCTTTGTGTCATATCCGAAAATCCATGGGTTGCATTGACGTTTAAGAACGCGTTGCCTACCGCGGAGGTGGAACATTCTTTACCCGGAGCGCAGATGAATTGTATGGATGGAAAACGAGACGTAGTCGTTTACAGAACGAAAGCTTCGCTTCCGAACGTCTATTCGCCCGCACAGTCTTGGTCGATTTGGAAAAGGGATCTGGGAATTAAGGAAATTCTAATACACCAGGATTGGTATGATAGAATCCAACTTTACAGCTCCGAGGCGATTCTTTCCGAAAACTCGAAGTCGGTTAACAAATGA
- a CDS encoding TetR/AcrR family transcriptional regulator, with amino-acid sequence MKSARSKANNSEQLVMDENACETIIRKRDRSATETAILLAAIQVFAKKGYDAANTKDIAKLANANEALIFRYFGNKKGLLEAILTRSDEINSDETSTRQKNQESYQDLEASLQYSMSGKCRDFREAEDFMKVAVSQIILDPEVSQIIQKKIYTKALPEFTAELEKFKKAGKIDPKADLKSIAYAISSLTFALGFMGQCVYKIPPAEIQATIKEIARVIRKGLEPETKKKSSK; translated from the coding sequence ATGAAATCCGCAAGGTCGAAGGCAAACAACTCAGAACAACTCGTAATGGATGAAAATGCTTGTGAAACCATCATCCGAAAACGGGACCGTTCGGCCACCGAGACCGCCATTCTCTTAGCCGCCATACAAGTTTTTGCGAAAAAAGGGTATGATGCGGCCAATACAAAAGATATTGCGAAACTTGCGAATGCGAACGAAGCCTTGATCTTTCGTTACTTTGGAAACAAAAAAGGTCTTTTGGAAGCCATTCTTACCCGATCCGATGAAATCAATTCGGATGAAACCTCAACGCGTCAAAAAAACCAAGAGAGTTATCAAGATTTAGAAGCTAGTCTTCAGTATTCCATGTCCGGAAAATGCAGAGACTTTCGAGAAGCCGAAGACTTTATGAAAGTCGCGGTGAGCCAAATCATCTTGGATCCGGAAGTCAGTCAGATCATCCAGAAAAAAATCTATACGAAGGCCCTTCCTGAGTTCACCGCCGAACTTGAGAAATTCAAGAAGGCTGGGAAAATCGACCCCAAAGCAGACCTCAAATCGATCGCCTATGCAATCTCATCTCTTACCTTCGCGTTAGGTTTTATGGGCCAGTGTGTCTATAAAATTCCTCCCGCTGAAATCCAAGCTACGATTAAAGAAATTGCAAGAGTCATCAGAAAAGGTTTGGAACCCGAAACGAAGAAAAAATCTTCGAAGTAA
- a CDS encoding aconitate hydratase, translating into MAFDIEMIRARYAKIGDLVTKARNVVGRPLTLTEKILYSHLWDGEPKTAYEKGKSYVDFAPDRVAMQDATAQMALLQFMSAGRNTVAVPSTVHCDHLIQAKDGATEDLKTANDVNKEVYDFLSSVSNKYGIGFWKPGAGIIHQVVLENYAFPGGMMIGTDSHTVNAGGLGMIAIGVGGADAVDVMAGMAWELKFPKLIGVKLTGKLSGWASSKDVILKVAGILTVKGGTGAIVEYFGEGAESLSCTGKGTICNMGAEIGATTSVFGYDQNMKEYLLNTNRKDVAELADKIKEHLNGDKEVYADPSKYFDQVIEINLSELEPHINGPFTPDLATPLSKFKEAVAKNGWPTNLEVGLIGSCTNSSYEDITRAASIAKQASEKNLEVKAEYTVTPGSEMIRYTIERDGLIRTFSDIGGVVLANACGPCIGQWSRQTKDPERKNSIITSFNRNFAKRNDGFAGTHAFVASPEIVTAFAIAGKLDFNPLTDTLKSKDGKDVKLDPPTGLDFPPKGFDVKDAGFLAPAEDGSKVNVAVDPKSDRLQLLSPFTPWEGTDLKGLKLLIKAKGKCTTDHISMAGPWLKYRGHLDNISNNLLIGAVNAFNDKTNAVKNQLTGEYEPVPQTARAYKAKGIGSIVVGDENYGEGSSREHAAMEPRHLGARAVLVKSFARIHETNLKKQGMLALTFADKADYDKIQEEDTIDILGLTSFQEGTPLTLVLHHKDGSKNEIKVNHTFNAQQIAWFKAGSALNLISEEQRKKR; encoded by the coding sequence ATGGCATTCGATATAGAAATGATTCGCGCCCGATACGCAAAGATCGGGGATCTTGTTACAAAAGCGAGAAACGTTGTTGGACGACCTCTTACTCTTACCGAAAAAATCCTCTATTCTCATCTCTGGGACGGGGAACCAAAAACAGCTTACGAAAAAGGAAAGTCTTATGTGGACTTTGCTCCCGACAGGGTGGCGATGCAGGATGCGACCGCGCAGATGGCGCTTCTTCAGTTTATGTCCGCTGGAAGAAACACCGTCGCAGTTCCTTCTACCGTACATTGCGATCACCTGATTCAAGCAAAAGACGGAGCAACGGAAGATCTAAAAACCGCAAACGATGTGAACAAAGAAGTTTACGACTTCCTTTCTTCTGTCTCCAATAAATACGGAATCGGATTCTGGAAACCGGGTGCGGGGATCATCCACCAAGTCGTTTTAGAAAATTATGCATTCCCGGGCGGAATGATGATCGGAACCGATTCTCATACCGTAAACGCGGGTGGCCTAGGAATGATCGCCATCGGAGTCGGCGGCGCCGACGCGGTGGACGTGATGGCGGGAATGGCTTGGGAATTAAAATTCCCAAAACTCATCGGAGTAAAACTCACCGGTAAACTTTCCGGCTGGGCTTCTTCAAAAGACGTGATTCTAAAAGTCGCCGGAATTCTTACCGTGAAGGGCGGAACAGGCGCGATCGTAGAATACTTCGGAGAAGGCGCGGAAAGTCTTTCCTGCACGGGAAAAGGGACGATCTGTAATATGGGCGCGGAGATCGGAGCCACCACTTCCGTTTTCGGTTACGACCAGAACATGAAAGAATATCTCTTGAACACAAACCGCAAAGACGTCGCGGAACTCGCGGACAAAATCAAGGAACATCTCAACGGTGACAAAGAAGTCTACGCGGATCCTTCGAAATATTTCGATCAGGTGATCGAGATTAATCTTTCAGAACTCGAACCTCATATCAACGGACCGTTTACTCCCGATTTGGCGACTCCTCTTTCCAAGTTCAAGGAAGCGGTCGCAAAAAACGGTTGGCCGACCAACTTGGAAGTCGGGCTCATCGGTTCCTGTACGAATTCTTCTTACGAAGATATCACACGCGCCGCTTCGATCGCAAAACAAGCGTCCGAGAAGAATCTTGAAGTCAAAGCGGAATACACCGTGACTCCGGGTTCAGAGATGATTCGTTATACGATCGAAAGAGACGGACTCATCAGAACATTCTCCGATATCGGAGGAGTGGTTCTCGCGAACGCGTGCGGTCCTTGTATCGGTCAGTGGAGTCGTCAGACAAAAGATCCGGAAAGAAAGAATTCCATCATCACTTCGTTTAACAGAAACTTTGCGAAGAGGAACGACGGCTTTGCGGGAACTCACGCGTTTGTCGCGTCACCCGAAATCGTAACCGCATTTGCGATCGCAGGAAAATTGGATTTTAACCCGTTAACCGACACCTTGAAGAGCAAGGACGGTAAAGATGTGAAGCTCGATCCTCCTACCGGCCTCGATTTTCCTCCGAAAGGTTTCGACGTGAAGGACGCGGGTTTTCTCGCGCCGGCAGAAGACGGTTCCAAAGTGAACGTTGCTGTGGATCCCAAATCCGATCGTCTTCAGTTGCTTTCTCCGTTTACTCCTTGGGAAGGAACCGATCTAAAAGGATTGAAACTTCTCATCAAGGCGAAGGGAAAGTGTACGACAGACCATATTTCGATGGCCGGTCCTTGGTTGAAATACAGAGGACATTTGGATAACATCTCCAATAACCTTTTGATCGGCGCGGTAAACGCCTTTAACGATAAGACCAACGCGGTGAAAAATCAGCTAACGGGAGAATACGAACCCGTTCCTCAAACCGCAAGAGCTTACAAGGCAAAGGGGATCGGATCGATCGTAGTAGGGGACGAAAACTACGGAGAAGGTTCTTCGAGAGAACACGCGGCCATGGAACCGAGACATCTCGGCGCGAGAGCGGTTCTTGTGAAGTCCTTCGCGAGAATCCACGAGACAAACCTGAAAAAACAGGGAATGCTTGCTCTTACGTTCGCAGACAAAGCGGACTATGATAAGATTCAAGAAGAGGATACGATCGACATTCTCGGTCTGACTTCTTTTCAAGAAGGAACTCCTCTGACTCTCGTTTTACACCACAAAGACGGATCTAAGAATGAGATCAAAGTGAATCATACTTTCAACGCTCAGCAGATCGCTTGGTTCAAAGCGGGAAGCGCTCTGAACCTGATCAGCGAAGAACAAAGAAAGAAAAGGTAA
- a CDS encoding OmpA family protein, translating into MQGMNSSLNLGAAGIMAKKENYYVTIKGRKYDRELIQLAEEFTSSRRDGRISVNDAKQLLKAVKDNNSYTDIEKNTIEHIRENYKFTEKADEWFRTEIRKWAAKRVQDGKKKSEKSVSLHVPEEESPEANFPSSWGEEDVGTPQESPAREYTNYIPTPSAKPHLKKDKTVPILIFLAGLLILLGLIYFFWTLFSSENKERPIETARVVEENVLPKENVGTPKEEKNLPSKENKAESEKQSSFSWFGKGDAETFSSNPKFKTIETNPIRFEKNSIQVHKESRPSLNQLSRWMKEDSKIRVKIIGHTSLEGTEAVNRKVSLLRAEMVRDYLVGNGISGDRFEIIPKGASVPIGDNSKEEGKEKNRRVELRIQN; encoded by the coding sequence TTGCAGGGAATGAATTCTTCCCTAAATCTTGGTGCGGCGGGGATCATGGCGAAAAAAGAAAACTACTACGTTACAATCAAGGGTAGAAAGTACGACCGAGAGCTCATTCAGCTTGCGGAAGAATTTACTTCGAGCAGACGCGATGGTAGAATTTCGGTGAACGACGCGAAGCAACTCTTAAAAGCGGTAAAAGATAATAACAGCTATACGGATATCGAGAAAAATACGATCGAGCACATTCGCGAGAATTACAAATTCACGGAAAAAGCGGACGAATGGTTTCGGACCGAAATTCGAAAATGGGCGGCAAAACGGGTTCAAGACGGCAAGAAGAAGAGTGAGAAAAGTGTCTCTCTTCACGTTCCGGAAGAAGAATCTCCTGAGGCAAATTTCCCTTCTAGTTGGGGAGAAGAAGACGTGGGAACTCCCCAAGAATCTCCAGCGAGAGAATACACGAATTATATTCCGACGCCTTCCGCAAAGCCGCATCTAAAAAAGGACAAGACGGTTCCGATCCTTATCTTCCTTGCTGGACTTCTGATTCTTCTTGGATTGATCTATTTTTTCTGGACCCTTTTCTCATCCGAGAATAAAGAAAGACCGATCGAAACCGCAAGAGTCGTTGAAGAGAACGTTCTCCCGAAAGAAAATGTGGGAACTCCCAAAGAAGAAAAAAATCTTCCCTCAAAAGAGAACAAGGCAGAATCCGAAAAACAATCCTCTTTTTCTTGGTTTGGAAAAGGGGATGCGGAAACATTCTCTTCCAATCCGAAATTCAAGACGATTGAAACAAATCCGATTCGCTTTGAGAAAAATAGCATCCAGGTTCATAAGGAATCGAGACCAAGTCTCAACCAGCTTTCAAGATGGATGAAAGAAGATTCTAAGATTCGTGTGAAAATCATCGGGCATACTTCTCTCGAAGGGACAGAGGCCGTAAACCGAAAGGTTTCCCTTCTCCGGGCGGAGATGGTTCGGGATTATCTTGTCGGAAACGGGATTTCAGGAGATCGATTTGAAATCATTCCTAAAGGTGCGAGTGTTCCGATTGGAGACAATTCCAAAGAGGAAGGGAAAGAAAAGAATCGAAGGGTAGAACTTAGAATTCAGAACTAA